AGGATAGAAAACACAGGTAGCAACTAATTGTCCTGATAATTGTTGCTGGTCCCGTGGAAGCAGTTCTGGGATTCACTCAAATCTCAGGAGGACCCAGGTAGTTGCAGGTGTTTTCTAAAGAATGGaaatcagagaatcccagaatggtttgggttggaagagaccttaaaaatcaactcattccaactccctgccatgggcagggacaccttccacatgaccaggttgctccaagttctacccagtctggccttgaacacttccagaggtgTGACAGAAATGCAGATCCTCATGTCACAACTGTGACAAACATCCCAGTGTTGCCCTTTCTATGCCTGAGGACTGCATGTGCAGGGAGAAGGAACAAAAGGAGTTTTTTGGGCTTCCCAAGACTGATGAAGGCTCAGTAACCTCAGCATGTAATTATAATGTCATTGATTTTCAAAATTCTGTGGGAGAAACACAAAGACCCCTCACTTTGGACATCACACTCTGCTGATGGGTTCATTTAGTCTTAAGACTATGTCTACAAACAGTGTTTTTACTCTTTTAAATCATTCCCATTATGAGACAGGGTAATTAAGGCAGGACATCTCCTAGCTCAGCTGCAGTAGCATCCAGACAATGGTGCCTTTATGTTGGTGCTGCACATTCCCACAAATTTATGGAACCCAACCAGTGGCAGTCCCTTTTTACAGGTATATCCAGGTATTTATGCAGGTATACCCTGCACTACAAGCTCTTGTCTCTCTACTTACATTGCTCAGGGTCATAGGTGAGTAAAAGTAACACAGAAACAATTTGCAGAGCTGCCCAAGTGACAAGTGTCCAGCAGACATTTTCTGGCCCCCTCTGTGTTTTTGGGAGCTGTTTTGGCAGATCCTGCAAAGCCTGGGACTCTCTAGTGCTCAGCTATGGCCTCATAGCTGCGCTCAGGCTTGCACCTGCATCCCTGTGTGCTATAAGAAATGATAGTAATACCAAAGTTATGCAGAAATAAACCCCCAATCctgactttctctttttttctgcccaCCATATTCCAGCAAGGCAACACCAAGCCTTTCTTGGTGTTTTTCAAGCTCAGTTCAGAGGacttctgctgcagcagatgaAATTCAGCTATCCCTGACATTAATTACATCAGctacacacacacaggacacaaGGGACAGCCTCTGCAGGGGCTGCACGTCTGCTGCAGTGACAGAGGCCAGTCCTTGTTTGCTCTGGATGTGAGGACAGCTGAGCAAGTGCTGACTGGTGGCTGCAGAGACCTCCAGTGACAGACGTCAGCCCCAGACCTCCCTCACCCAGCAGACGTCACCTGCAGACCTGGCAGAGTTTCCTTAGGGCACGGGGAGCCCAAGCAATGTGCAAATCAGCAGGAGAAACTCACCCAATTCCTGCCTGCTTTTACCATACTTGAAGTTTGATGTTAGCATGTAAATGAGGCATTTAAATCAGATTCACACAGAAGCTCATCTTAAAGCTGAACAAAACATGTACCTGGGCAGCCTGTGGACAGCCTCACCACCATTTCAGTGAAGACattttccctgatatccaatctaaacctcccctgctGCAACTTGAAGCCTGTTTCCTCTTATCCTATTCCTTGTTTCTTGGGAGAAGAACCAACCCTCACcttgctgctccctcctgccaaGGAGTTGTACAGCAGCCACCTGAGCTGACCTGGATTTTTCCTATGACCATTCTCCCCTCTACTTAGGAGGCAGATAAGGAGGAAGATCCTAACATAGCAACTTTCCCTACAGAAGGAAGATGCCCATGTCACAGTCCATTGGCACTTGGAGAGACACCTTGGGACATCCCTAAATAGCACCACTTTGTCTGATCAACCCATTTGGAAGCCTCAGCTCTGATTAGGGTTGATGAATCAGATCAAACCAACCTCTCCTGCAGCAAAAAAACATTACAAATCTGAAACACCCCAGTGCTGCTTAGAAGAGCCAAGTTCTGTTGCCAGAAGTCTTGCCATATTCCTTGATGTCACCAAATCCGTAAACATCATCTATAATGAACAGAAAAGGAATGTTGTATCACCTCTGTTACAACAGGGTGACAGAGCAGGACAGCCTTTGTCAATACATTGTGTTTTTGTGGGTCACAGGAAGGTTTTATTTCGCTCTTAGAGCCTTGAATCCCTGCTTTAAGACAACCAAGGGGAGCTTTAGAGCTGCTCTTTTCCCTTCTCACCTGATCTGTATTTTGGCATGACTTCTTAGAAGAAGGGCAAATGTAATGAGGCAGCTACTGTACTTTTTATAACTCTCATCAGATCTTTCATTTGGGCCAGCAAGGAAGCTTGTTAGAGCAGAGAAAGCAACTAAGCATCTCTGGAAAATGCTATTAAAAGAGCAAGTAACAAATGAAAAGCTGAGACAGACTTAATGGTAAATACACAGCCTGGCAGTTCAGCACAGCTACATCCTGCTTTCCATTATTATTTAATACTGGCATCGATTGAAGGATGAGGCAGACCAGGGAACTCTCTGTGGGGTTACTTGAATACCACTTCACTGTGAGATTAAATAAGCCCACAGGTTTGGATCATGCTGTTTGATgggaaattttaattaattgattAAATATTGGTAACTACTGTGGTCGAGCAGTAAACAACACCTCCTTCATCATCTCCGTGGGCAAACAAGTCCCTGCTAATTATCAgtgcccagctccaggctggaacCAGCACTGCATTAACCTGCTCCTCTGGTATAACAAGCTGTCCAGCCATGGTCCCACATGCTGTGTGAGCTGCTGGTGTGGAAGCAGTTGCTGCCATGGATCAGGCACTGCTCCATGCCCATCTCTGGGTGTCATTCCTGGTTGATATACAAACAACAGCCTGGTTTGTCCAGCAGTTTATTCCCAAGTTGTCCCTGGCCAGGATGGTCTCTTTAGGCAAAGCAGATAAATTATCTTACAATCAGTCTGCTGATCACTGGTTGGAAATCTGTGGCTGTGGGCATCAATTCCCCACTTCTTTCTGTCCTTCCAACTAACTATTACTCTTCCCAACAGCACCACCTAAATCTTTTCCTCAGAGGTAATTGCCAGGAGTTTGGAAGCAAGGTCACAGCAAGTAATAAAAAAGAAGGATGGAAAGGTGAAGATGGAATACCTTTGAGGAAGGGAAGCTTCCTTTCCTGGTTTGGAGGTGTGCAGCACTTTGTGTGTACCCTGGAGCCGCAGGAGAGTGGAGCTGAGGATCACGGAGCACGGCTTtccctgcctgagcagctgtCCTGGAATTGGATGTGGAGAAAAGCTGCAAGGGAatgaaaggcaggacagaaagcATCTACTCCCCATTTCTACAGGTTCTAAGGAGCATTTCCCTTATATGAGCAGATGTAAGACTCAACCCATTTGTCTctttaaagaaacaaaccacatttttttcttaacaacCAATTTTATTGCTTTTGACAACACACCACTGGAGTGAAAGGAAATAGTTTTCTGCTATTCTTTAGCTTCTTCCTTTGTTAGAGCAGGTACATTTCGTGGGACTATTGATAAGGGTAACCGGTTAACTTGTTACTGCTCATCCAATCTGACCATGAAAATGAAAGGAGATGGAAATCCCTCAAAGCATCACAAAACTGCCACCACTCTGGAGAGTGATTAACCAACATTTGCATGAAGAACGAGTTCTTACAAGCACTGCCAACAAGACTGAAAGTCTGTGTCTCAAGATGTCATCACAGGGCCTCAGGCTTGAAACTGTCAGCAACATGTAGTTCAAGAATAATCAACAAAAATCTTTCCAAGGGGCTTTGGCTGAAGTCCCTCACACACAAATCCTTCAAACCAGCCAGAAACAGTGTCCTGAGCCACACCTTCaacccccagctcctgccacagTCCAACCTTCAGCTAAATAATAAACACACACAGGGTTAACGATGAAGAATATTTACTTTCCTTCATATGGTACATTCTGTAAAGTGCTAAGTTCCTAAATTATACCGAGTTAAAACGATATACGGCTCTAGCATTTTAAACACAATAAATATAGAATGAGCCTTGTGCAAATGCACTTGcaagttttattctttttttagtAGACAGCCTAAATTTAGTAGTCAAAATAGCCTCCAATAGTGCTCCAAGAAAATCTAGGAAGCAGTTCTAAATAAAATCACATCCTTCAGAGATATCCTACGCACTTCTCCTGTCCACATTGCACGGGTAAGCAGCGCTCCTGAGAGCATATGGAGCGAGGAAAAATAAGGAAGCTGAAAAttacccaacaaaaaaaaaataaaaagcaaaatcctACAAGTTAACACTACATATCCTCCCATAAATAGTCTGGCTTCCACATTTAATCTTAGTGCACGCAACCCaggtcttttatttttaactccCGTTAAAAAACTCTTCCAGGAAGAACATCTTGCAAGACATGGGTCGATTCATCCTCATCTTGCTCCTTTTTGCTGCAAAGTGGAAAAGACTCCTGCACGAACTGCCTGCACATTGGGCACTGCTGGAAATACTTGATGCAGCCATCACAAAGGCACGTGtgtctgcagggcaggagcacccagtTCACGGGGCCATTCTGGCAAACAACACAgtctttgctgttttcttcctgcAATTCTGGTTCatctccagccagcccagccttttccagcagccctctgtcagtgctgctctcaCCAGGGAAGGTATCGCTGGAGGAGGGTGCAGGACTATTTGCAGACATGAAGAGTTGCTAAAATACACATAAACACAAATATTCAGGAGTGAACAAAATCTTCCCCCAAtgtctgcacacacacaggtgcAATGAAGCTCCACTGAGAACATTCGCTGGGTCAAACAGTACCAGACTCTGTGTGggtcctggcagctgcctggCCTCCAGTTAAAGGTATTTCAGAAACATGAAATTACATAAAACAGTGGGAAAATATTAAAGATAAAGTCCCCAAACCTTAGCTGCATCAAATCAACGTCATGCATGAACTTTAACAGAAGTGCTCAGGTTTTGAGCAGCTCGGGTTTGTTTCTGGTCCATCAATCTCTGTGCCTAGAGGGATCTTCTATCCATTCCTACCAAAATTATATCCACCACGCTGTCAAATCTGCTTCACTCAGCCCATTCTGCTCCTGCTCATATTCCAATCCCCTACTACGTTTTTCGTCTTATTTTACATGAAGCGCAAATTCTTCTGGCCATGATTCCCAAGTATAGTGCAAGGAAAAGGAATTTCTAAAAAGTTAGTTTCCTCTTGAGGCCTTTCTGATTAAAAGGGAATTTTGAAGAAAGGAAGTAAATATTCTGGAAAGAAGAAGCATTCAACAGTGAATTTCTTCCTACTGCTTTACTAAGTGGACACTAGGACTCCTAGATTAGAAGCAGTTAATTTCTCCAGGAAATCGTGAATATTtgcatggaaaatatttctgtacagTAAGTTCCTGTGGCACTACTTaactgataaaataattttaactacCATCCAGTTCTTTGCATGACAATGGAAGTCTTGTACTAATTTAGGCTCCTGAAAGCCTACACAAGCTAAAGTTAACACTGTCATACACATGAAACCAGACTCCGTGCGTGGCTTACCTTCAGGTCATGGTATTGACCTTGAGCTAGGAGGAGATACTGATACAAAATTCGGCAGGAAAGTCTGTAGCTTTCATCAGGAAGGTGAATTACAGCCACCATTGCAATctacaaacattaaaaaaaaaaaatctatgtttaATAATTATCACtcaggctgagagaactgggggcATTCaccctggagaaaagaaggttcCGGGGAGAGCTCAGAGTCCtctccagtgcctaaaggggctccaggagagctggagagggactggggacaggggatggagggacaggacacagggaatggcttccactgccagagggcagggatgggtgggatattgggatggaattgttccctgtgaggttGGTGAGGTTCTGGCACAGGGtgaccagagaagctgtggctgcccctggacccctggaattgttccaggccaggttggacattggggtttggagcaacctgggatagtggaaggtgtccctgccatggcaggggtgaaataagatgatctttaaggtcccttccaacccataTTATTCTATCATACTGTGATTTACTTTGGTATAACTTCTGACCTGCATAATTCCTTAGACAGTCAGGAATTCAACAATGTTGACTTCAagcactgatttaaaaaaaaataaaatacactggACAAGGTATAAACAGGATGTGGCACAAGAGAGCCCTTGGTGCTCCTTCAGCTTCCCACCCTGCTTCCCCACAGAGCTCTTCTGTGGCCAGTTTATAGCAGggacctgctctggctgctcccaCCTCATGGAATTACAGCCCAAACTGGAAAGGCACCAGAGCAGTCTTCTCCactttctccctcttccctcacAAACACACGGACTGCAGTTTTTAGACTCCAAAAATCACTAAGAAGTGATTGGCTTGTAATCTGAGCAGGCCAAAGACAAATTTCATTGGAAAGGATTCTGAACCCCCACGGGCTGACTTTAGATAATTCTTCTGGAAATACAAGCACTCTAAGCTTGCATGCTGTGCCTGACTACCCCCACCCTGCCCAAATTACGTAATAGCCTCTAAAAGGCTGcgaaaaaagaaattgaaattcaATATTATTGTACTTCCCAGAAGCTGtcaaaagagaaatgaaatagAGAagctgttttgctttaaaaagaaatttaaaggcAAATTAGACTTGCACTTCAAAATGCACACATGGCTAATTAAATACAGAGTTCAAATGTGTATGTACCTACACATATGGATTTATAAGAACTGATTTCACTATTTCTTGGCAAaagggtctttttttttctaaatcacaGTGCCTGAGAGCTAAGCTTCCACTTTAACTATGACAGTCTTCCAGTAATTTCTGTAACTTTTATATATGGTCATGCTAATTTTCTGGATCTAGAGAAAAATTAAGGCACAAAACCAAGTAGGGATGATCTTACCACAAAACCAGTTAGGATAAAATCAACCCCCTCCCCCAGGAAAGAGACACTAGAATACCATCCACAGTGATGGACACCCGCACAGACCCCCCAAATAATTCAAAATGGTAATATCACACTGGCAAAGATCCATTTCCACTCTCCATTTCTATTTTACAAGTTTGTTTCAAAAAACCAGATGCAATTCTGACATCTGTCTGGCAAGGAGTTCAGGTGGAGTGACTCCTTGACTGGATTTACAGATCCTAGATGTGTTCCTTTCCTCCAGCACCAGAGAAAAAATCTCCCACTCCCCCACTCTCTTTCCACCCCTTTCTTCTATGGTACGGCTCAAAAGAGAGGTGTTACAAGTTCATGCCCATGCTAATGtcaaatatattcaaatattaCATTTAGAGTGTCTTTAAACTAATCTGACAtatgaacttttaaaaatttattaaaacattaaaacatcTCAAGTGAggacaggagggaggagggcAGTCCTAAAGTCAGGTGACAAGAAGCCAAGTACAGCCATCACCTGGAAAGGGGACAGATTTCTTGGGCACTGGTGTAATTACAGCTTGCAGGTGAATGCATGGAAAAGTCTTCCGTGGATTTAGACAATTTGCTTCCAAGTTCAGCTGTGCTACTGTTCAAGGAGCTGGTGCAAGCAGATTATCAATCCAATGAAAAGATGGGAGATAAAAGTGCGTCTCAAATCATTCAGAGATCCTTGATTTAGAGTTTATAAAGGGTATTGAACAGCATGTGGCAAAGCTGAAGCTGCCTTGATAACAAGAGATTAGGAGACCCTTTTTGGGGAGCTGAGTATCTCCTATCAGCCTCAAGCCAGACCTTCACCCCTTCCTGTAAGTGCCCTGGAGTTGGCTCCTGTGAGACACAATCATGACACAGACCTAGGGTAGAAAGGAAATTTTTAGGTTTCTAACAGCCAAGTCAGCAATCAGCTCCATATCTGTGCcagacactttaaaaaaaaccttcctgCCTTGCCAACAGAATCCAAGAGTCCCTAGCAGCACAAGAGCTCCACCACAGGCCTGTGTGATCCCAGAAATCAGAGTAACAGGTTGCTAAATCGCCTCAACCTTCATTCCTCTGACCACAGGGACCTTGGCAGGCAGAAGCTTTGGGGAAATCATAAGCATCTGTTAAATGCTGTAGTGAGTAAGCAAAGAGTAAGCCATGTTTCTCCATTGCCTCTTCAAAGACTGAGGTTTGTAAGTTAAAGCTTTGAACtgctttattttagaaaataagaaAGCGAGGGGCCAAATTCTAGGGAACAGAAAAGTGAAGCTGCTTTATTCAGTTATTTATTCTCTCCTGAAACATACAGACCTTAAACACACATATACTCTGATATTACTTACAATATCATATATTTCTCTGTCCTCTTCATCTGCTAACGTCAGCAATGCTACCAAGGGATAGCGAGCTCTAGGCACGGGGCCAAAATCCACAACTTGAGCATCTTCTGGTAACTGACAATATTTCTCTGCcttgtcattttttttaatgctttgtcTCTGTCAGGGAAAACAATCGGTGGCTGTGATTGCAGACAAATGTGACGTTTGCATAAAGAGAATTTCTCATCGTGTTTGTTCATAAACGAGTTGTGCCAAAACCCGTGGTGTGTTCACCATCCTCAGTGCTCTCCATgccaaaaaaatcaacaaatttTGTCAAAACAATTCAAAAAAAGGATACAAGTGCTGTTGTTTGTAGAGGTATTCGTTGTAGAGAGCATCCTCTAATGCCTGAGGAGTCTTTATCCTGAAGCAGTAGACGTGTTTCTGCAGTGCTTCGTGGAGTTTCTGGACATTGCAGCCCCAGTAGCAGGTAAGGACACAATCCTCCAGGCAGTCTGGTGTCAGTGTCACACCCCCTTGGAGAAAGAGGAGAGGGATTTCATTAACTCACCACGTGTCAGAATCCTGGGATTGCTAAGTCTAGATGCTTGAAGAGCTACAAGCAGAAAACAACTTCAGTGTCACAGATTTTTATCACAGAACCATaaaatcctagaatggtttgggttgaaagggaccttaaagcccatccacttccaccccctgccatgagcagggacaccttcctctatcccaggttgctccaagccctttccaacctggccctggacacttccagggatccaggggtagtcacagcttctctgggcaccctgtgccagggcctcaccacctcCACAGGGAAGGAtcttttcccaatatcccatctatccctgccctctggcagtgggaagccattccctgtgtcctatCCCTCCACCCTTGTAAAAGTTTCTTCCAGACTCacttcaggtactgaaaggtTGCAATCAGGTCACCCCTAAAATGATAAACattataaaataacaaaaattatttatcattaCAAACAAATCTTCTAACTATTTAGATTCAGTTCAGTGTTTATGGAAGTCAGTGGGGATTAGGAAGTGGGTGTGAGGAGATAAAATGGCTCATTAAGCTCACAAAAATACCACATGCATTTTATGAATGGTAAATTTTAACTTCTGGTAACACTTTACACACTCACTGGCAGATACAAAAGCACAAGCCTTAGCCCAAAGTCCATTGCCTTCTGAGATAATGGTGTTAATTGGATCACTCATCTACAAAATTCTCTGTAGTCTCAAAGAATAAGGCTCTTAAtcatgcagaagagaaaaaagggtaTCTACACTCTCCATTCTTTTTCCAAAAACCTGTCAACTTCTAAACACTTCCTGCACCAACAGGAGCAGGAGTGCTCAAAGCTCCTGAAAAATCCCAGTTACCTGAATTGTTGGATTTGTTGTGTTGGGGGGGTTTTTATGTTGAGGGAGGGGTAAATCTGCTGCAGCCCTTCTCATGCATTGGAAAGCCCCACATCTGTGTGGGTGGAAGATGCTCAGCCTTGCTCACTGCTCCCCAGTGATGCAGAAGGCCATGAATTCCACTTCCTGTGCAGGTGATTTCAGGAACGACAGGGATGGCTTGAACTCTGATCCAAACAGATACTTAAATTCAGTTTGCATTGGAGaacagatagaaaaaaaaaagggtgatcatttatttatctatttattaaaaatagtaCACTTCCAAATGCTGCTGAAGATCTGGGCTTAATTTAAATGGGTAGCACATATTCCATAATGAATTCTGTACAATTCTGCAATTCCATGAAATGTATTGAAACGCCCACAGTGGCTGGTAATTTGCAAATGTTTTAGTTACTTAAAGATCTGTAATAGCAGGAAGTGTTCCATTAATGAGAATTAAACTGTACCTCCATATGCAaacatttcacttttaaaaacacCATGTTTATAAACTGTGTAAAAGCTTATTTCTGTTGGAATGgaagtgtattttttaaaaattatgataGAGAAAAAGGATGAGAGCAAGAAcaatgatccttaaggtcccttccaacccaaaccatcctgtgattctagGCAGAAAATGGAAAGTACCAAGTTCAGGAATGCAAATTGACAAAAACCACATATAAAATCCA
This genomic stretch from Cinclus cinclus chromosome 6, bCinCin1.1, whole genome shotgun sequence harbors:
- the CGRRF1 gene encoding cell growth regulator with RING finger domain protein 1 isoform X1, coding for MAAVFLVTLYEYSPLFYIALVSVCFLVTSALVLGWFGLGVPVILRNSEETESSTRVLKKRMRQVKNPFGLEIHNPATASVTRGVTLTPDCLEDCVLTCYWGCNVQKLHEALQKHVYCFRIKTPQALEDALYNEYLYKQQHFIKKNDKAEKYCQLPEDAQVVDFGPVPRARYPLVALLTLADEEDREIYDIIAMVAVIHLPDESYRLSCRILYQYLLLAQGQYHDLKQLFMSANSPAPSSSDTFPGESSTDRGLLEKAGLAGDEPELQEENSKDCVVCQNGPVNWVLLPCRHTCLCDGCIKYFQQCPMCRQFVQESFPLCSKKEQDEDESTHVLQDVLPGRVF
- the CGRRF1 gene encoding cell growth regulator with RING finger domain protein 1 isoform X2; protein product: MRQVKNPFGLEIHNPATASVTRGVTLTPDCLEDCVLTCYWGCNVQKLHEALQKHVYCFRIKTPQALEDALYNEYLYKQQHFIKKNDKAEKYCQLPEDAQVVDFGPVPRARYPLVALLTLADEEDREIYDIIAMVAVIHLPDESYRLSCRILYQYLLLAQGQYHDLKQLFMSANSPAPSSSDTFPGESSTDRGLLEKAGLAGDEPELQEENSKDCVVCQNGPVNWVLLPCRHTCLCDGCIKYFQQCPMCRQFVQESFPLCSKKEQDEDESTHVLQDVLPGRVF